In Zygosaccharomyces rouxii strain CBS732 chromosome E complete sequence, the DNA window ACAGACATCGTAGTAAGCACCGTTAACACCAGTACCGAAGATAACACCCATCTGAGTCTCTGGGTCAGTATAGTGAGATGCAACTAGAGTACCGGTAGTATCGTTAATCAAGGCAACAACATTAATTGGCACACCCTTTTCACTTAGAGACTCTTGCAACATAGGCACGACATCATGACCTTCCACACCTGGAATATCGAAACCCTTAGTCCATCTCTGTAGAACACCTTCGTTAATCTTACCTTGGGATGCTGGGTAAGAAAAGGTGAAACCCAATGGAAGAGTGTCTTCACATCCATTTGGGAACTCTTCTTCGATAAAGTTCTTCAAACTTGAAGCGATGAAGTCGAATAGATCCTTAGGGTTTCTAGTGGTTCTCATGTGGTGAGGCAATTTGTACTTGGATTGAGAAGAATCAAAAGTACGGTCACCATTTAACTTAACCAAAACAACTCTTAGGTTGGTACCACCCAAATCGATAGCCAAGTAGTTACCGGTTTCCTTACCAGTTGGGTATTCTAGGACCCATCCTGGAATCATTGGGATGTTACCACCCTTCTTGGACAAACCTTTTTGTAGTTCATCAATGAAATGCTTTGTAACAGctctcaatttttcagttgaGACTGAGAAGATAACTTCTAGACCACGAACTTGATCTAAAAGGTCTTGTGGCATGTCAGCCATAGAACCCTTTCTTGCGGGTGGTTTTTTTGGACCTAAATGAaccattttaaaattgtaataCTGCTTGTTTTGATAAACGAAATGACCTATCAAGAAGACGACTAAGAAAAGCAGGAAACAATTAAGACGTATACTTACAATTCTTGCTGTCTTTATATGTATGAGAAACTACTTCCTAAAAGATGTAATTCCGAAAAAAGGACAACAAACGAGAAACGAATAGAATGACGAAAATAGTAACAAGAAAGGAGGAACAGATTCGATCGCCAAAGAACAATATTAATATCAATGATTCTGACGTTAAAAGTATGGCCTGTTTAATTATCCTTTATACATCTAATAAACTGGGGAAGAGTTTTAAGCTTTAACGCCTGGTGATGTTAATCagtcttttcttttccaatcttttttttcgcGGATAGAATTTTTCCGGGATTCCACTAATTCGATCaccctttttttttttttccagaGGGGTAAAAAGCaaaaaaaggaattttCGAATGATTGGTGCGGGGTAAGGGTGTGTGCTACACGTGAGTTTCACTGGGGTTTCCACATTGTAGAAATCGGAGTCAAATCAAAACTCCGACTTCATATGCATAATTTTGCCGGGCACAATAGATGAAGGAACGCACCCCTAATAGATACAGCCGTCTTCCCCGCGGGAAAAAGGACATAAGCTTATCGCAAGTAGTCTAATAtaaggaggaaaaaaaaaagcagTAATAGaaataatggtaatagtCATAATATAAAATGAATAAATACCTCGATTAATCGATGGTTCTTACAATGACGATTATAACCTTTCCCCAATGCCAGGACAGTAATGGGATATATTAACGGCTTTAGAAATACATTTTTCGTAGACTTATTAGAACGAGCAAATCTGGTTCAGGTGGAGCCTTATCCAAACCAATTACAAGTTTCCAATACGGCGAAACCGTCTCAACCGAGTGTTGATCTGGAGAAAGGTGATTCGAACGATTCGCATAACAAGGGAACAGAAAAAGAGAGTTCTGACACTACTAAAGATGTGGATCCATTTCTGGTGGAATTCACAGGAAGTGATGATCCCGAACATCCATTGAACTGgccaaattcaaaaactACATTAGTTATCACGGAAATTATGGTGCTCACATGTGTTACCTACATGGGTTCATCTATCTATACTC includes these proteins:
- the HXK2 gene encoding hexokinase 2 (highly similar to uniprot|P04807 Saccharomyces cerevisiae YGL253W HXK2 Hexokinase isoenzyme 2 catalyzes phosphorylation of glucose in the cytosol predominate hexokinase during growth on glucose functions in the nucleus to repress expression of HXK1 and GLK1 and to induce expression of its own gene); the encoded protein is MVHLGPKKPPARKGSMADMPQDLLDQVRGLEVIFSVSTEKLRAVTKHFIDELQKGLSKKGGNIPMIPGWVLEYPTGKETGNYLAIDLGGTNLRVVLVKLNGDRTFDSSQSKYKLPHHMRTTRNPKDLFDFIASSLKNFIEEEFPNGCEDTLPLGFTFSYPASQGKINEGVLQRWTKGFDIPGVEGHDVVPMLQESLSEKGVPINVVALINDTTGTLVASHYTDPETQMGVIFGTGVNGAYYDVCKDIEKLQGQLPEDITPDTLMGINCEYGSFDNEHVVLPRTKYDVIVDEESPRPGQQSFEKMSSGYYLGEIIRLVLIDLHEQGFIFKDQDVSKLREPYVMDTSYPSMIEEDPFENLEDTFDLFQKDLGITTTTPERKLIRRLCELIGTRAARLSVCGIAAICQKRGYKTAHIAADGSVFNKYPGFKERAAAALNDIYGWGIEDRHKQPIQIVAAEDGSGAGAAIIAALTQQRLAANKSVGVIGK